A genomic window from Micromonospora violae includes:
- a CDS encoding carbohydrate ABC transporter permease — protein MSRLWRASPLTYLALLVAAGLSVFPIWWMFVVASRSSDAMGQLPPPMTPGGNLGANIARLFDNTDAYFLTGLINSTIVATTVTVSVVLFSSLAGFAFAKLRFRGRNALLLVIIATMMVPTQLGVIPLYLLMTRLQWNDRLPAVIVPALVTGFGVFMMRQYAGQAVSDELIEAARMDGCGTARIWWHVVLPALRPAAAVLGLLTFMTTWNDFLWPYAVLNDPANPTVQLSLRALSDGYYQDMSQVFTGTAIATLPLLLVFVLFGRQIIGGIMEGAVKA, from the coding sequence ATGAGCCGACTCTGGCGGGCCAGCCCGCTCACCTACCTCGCCCTGCTCGTCGCCGCCGGCCTTTCGGTCTTTCCGATCTGGTGGATGTTCGTGGTGGCCAGCCGCTCCAGCGACGCGATGGGGCAACTGCCACCACCGATGACGCCGGGCGGCAACCTGGGCGCCAACATCGCCCGGCTGTTCGACAACACCGACGCGTACTTCCTGACCGGTCTGATCAACTCGACGATCGTGGCCACCACGGTCACCGTGTCCGTGGTCCTCTTCTCCAGCCTGGCCGGGTTCGCCTTCGCCAAGCTCCGGTTCCGGGGCCGCAACGCCCTGCTGCTGGTGATCATCGCGACCATGATGGTGCCGACCCAACTCGGCGTGATCCCGCTGTACCTGCTGATGACCCGTTTGCAGTGGAACGACCGGCTGCCCGCGGTCATCGTGCCGGCCCTGGTCACCGGGTTCGGGGTGTTCATGATGCGGCAGTACGCCGGCCAGGCGGTCAGTGACGAGCTGATCGAGGCCGCCCGGATGGACGGCTGCGGCACCGCCCGGATCTGGTGGCACGTCGTGCTACCCGCTCTGCGCCCCGCCGCCGCCGTCCTCGGTCTGCTCACCTTCATGACCACCTGGAACGACTTCCTGTGGCCGTACGCTGTGCTGAACGATCCGGCGAATCCGACCGTGCAGCTGTCCCTACGAGCACTGTCGGACGGGTATTACCAGGACATGTCGCAGGTGTTCACCGGAACGGCCATCGCGACGCTGCCCCTGCTACTGGTCTTCGTGTTGTTCGGCCGGCAGATCATCGGCGGAATCATGGAAGGTGCGGTCAAGGCGTGA
- a CDS encoding maleylpyruvate isomerase family mycothiol-dependent enzyme, which produces MSRLQGSKDFWIGALRTEGPAFAAAVAEAPPETPVLSCPGWTVKDLTLHMAGIYHWVSSFAGSGQVNRPPRREQADASVDARQLWQQGYDRLMTLFDGLDPEAPAWNWAPQPKKAGFWPRRMAHETAVHRWDAQLAIGAGDPVEAKLAADGVSEVLDTWLPAGRRQVPGNWHGVVQLCATDAAQEWYLRLRGEGMALLDTATIFDHDDHHARAQVSGTASDLLLALWGRVSFETLDVVGDRTLLDGLRTG; this is translated from the coding sequence ATGAGCAGACTGCAGGGCAGCAAGGATTTCTGGATCGGCGCGCTCCGGACGGAAGGTCCGGCCTTCGCGGCAGCGGTGGCCGAGGCGCCACCGGAGACACCGGTGCTGTCCTGTCCGGGCTGGACGGTCAAGGACCTCACCCTGCACATGGCCGGCATCTACCACTGGGTTTCGTCGTTCGCCGGCTCCGGCCAGGTCAACCGACCGCCTCGCCGGGAGCAGGCCGACGCGAGCGTGGACGCGCGCCAGCTGTGGCAGCAGGGTTACGACCGGCTGATGACCCTCTTCGACGGGCTGGACCCGGAGGCGCCGGCGTGGAACTGGGCCCCGCAGCCGAAGAAGGCCGGTTTCTGGCCGCGTCGGATGGCGCACGAGACGGCTGTGCACCGCTGGGACGCCCAGCTCGCCATCGGGGCTGGTGACCCGGTGGAGGCGAAGCTCGCGGCCGACGGGGTGAGCGAGGTGCTGGACACCTGGCTGCCGGCGGGCCGGCGGCAGGTGCCGGGCAACTGGCACGGGGTGGTGCAGCTCTGCGCGACGGACGCGGCCCAGGAGTGGTATTTGCGGCTGCGCGGTGAGGGGATGGCGCTGCTCGACACCGCGACCATCTTCGACCACGACGATCACCACGCCCGCGCCCAGGTCAGCGGCACCGCGAGCGACCTGCTGCTGGCGCTCTGGGGGCGGGTGAGCTTCGAGACGCTGGACGTGGTCGGCGACCGCACCCTGTTGGACGGTCTGCGCACCGGCTGA
- a CDS encoding GNAT family N-acetyltransferase: MRIRVAQPDDAPGVVALRTTVFPYLVRGVASTRKMIAEPPPGEDWTAFVAEVDDQVVGWVSAERIVNTSVANVGGINLLHVHPEHRQRGIGSALLAAATDYLRPLGIRRVRATAQPEALPFARRHGYEASREVRYSALDLNPAPALPDPPPGVKLRPIVDVDPHLLYVADVASAVDEPGDVPVDAKSYESWQYDVWDNLGLDKAASVAAETDGAVVAFSLVKRDGDRMWSDYTGSVPAYRGRGLARLAKTAALHRAAAHGVRVAYTSNDEANAPMLAINARLGYRPVASQWTCLADLT; encoded by the coding sequence ATGCGGATCCGGGTGGCACAGCCGGACGACGCCCCGGGCGTGGTGGCGTTGCGGACGACGGTCTTCCCGTATCTGGTGCGCGGGGTCGCCTCGACCCGCAAGATGATCGCCGAACCGCCGCCCGGGGAGGACTGGACGGCCTTCGTGGCCGAGGTCGACGACCAGGTGGTCGGGTGGGTGTCCGCCGAACGCATCGTCAACACGTCAGTGGCGAACGTCGGTGGCATCAACCTGCTGCACGTGCACCCCGAGCACCGCCAACGCGGCATCGGCAGTGCGCTGTTGGCGGCCGCGACCGATTATCTCCGCCCCCTGGGAATCCGCCGGGTGCGTGCCACGGCCCAACCGGAGGCGCTGCCGTTCGCGCGCCGGCACGGCTACGAGGCGAGCCGCGAGGTGCGCTATTCGGCGCTCGATCTGAACCCGGCACCCGCGCTACCCGACCCGCCCCCGGGCGTGAAGCTGCGCCCGATCGTCGATGTGGACCCGCACCTGCTGTACGTGGCCGACGTGGCCTCGGCCGTCGACGAACCGGGCGACGTGCCGGTCGACGCGAAGAGCTACGAGAGCTGGCAGTACGACGTGTGGGACAACCTCGGGCTGGACAAGGCGGCCAGCGTCGCCGCCGAGACCGATGGTGCGGTTGTCGCCTTCAGCCTGGTGAAGCGGGACGGGGACCGGATGTGGTCGGACTACACCGGCAGCGTCCCGGCGTACCGGGGGCGCGGGCTGGCCCGGCTGGCCAAGACGGCGGCGCTGCACCGGGCCGCCGCCCACGGCGTACGGGTCGCGTACACCTCGAACGACGAGGCGAACGCACCGATGCTCGCGATCAACGCCCGGCTGGGCTACCGCCCGGTGGCGTCCCAGTGGACCTGCCTGGCCGACCTGACCTGA
- a CDS encoding GH1 family beta-glucosidase: MSEINFPDGFLWGAATAAYQIEGAARDDGRGPSIWDTFSRTPGKVYQGHTGDVACDHYHRYADDVALMAELGLRAYRFSVSWPRIQPDGTGPANPRGLDFYDRLTDALLDRGIDPIVTLYHWDLPQALGDRGGWTNRDTAEHFATYATAVYARLGDRVDVWTTLNEPWCSAYLGYANGVHAPGEQDPAAAFTAVHHLLLGHGLAARALRAAGARSVGITVNPADVRPADPESAADAAAVRLVDGLHNRIFLDPLLAGGYPDDVREHVARIVEPTFIRDGDEKVIAAPIDLLGINYYAPGYVAGRPDGAGNPAYPGTEGAVHFLPPAGPLTDMGWMIEPAGLTRLLERIAADYPGVPLLITENGAAFPDKAGADSPDGPAQVIDADRIAYLDGHLRAAHEAISRGVDLRGYLVWSFLDNFEWAEGYRKRFGIVHVDYLTQRRTPKASARWYQEVISRNGL, encoded by the coding sequence GTGAGTGAAATCAACTTCCCCGACGGTTTCCTCTGGGGGGCGGCCACCGCCGCGTACCAGATCGAGGGGGCGGCCCGCGACGACGGTCGCGGCCCGTCCATCTGGGACACCTTCAGCCGTACGCCGGGCAAGGTGTACCAGGGTCACACCGGCGACGTCGCCTGCGACCACTACCACCGGTACGCCGACGACGTGGCGCTGATGGCCGAGCTGGGCCTGCGGGCGTACCGGTTCTCGGTCTCCTGGCCACGGATCCAGCCCGACGGCACCGGCCCCGCCAACCCGCGTGGGTTGGACTTCTACGACCGGCTCACCGATGCGCTGCTCGATCGGGGAATCGACCCGATCGTCACCCTCTACCACTGGGACCTGCCGCAGGCCCTCGGTGACCGGGGTGGCTGGACCAACCGGGACACCGCCGAACACTTCGCCACCTACGCCACCGCCGTGTACGCCCGCCTCGGCGACCGGGTCGACGTGTGGACCACGCTCAACGAGCCGTGGTGCTCCGCGTACCTCGGGTACGCCAACGGGGTGCACGCTCCGGGCGAGCAGGATCCGGCGGCGGCCTTCACCGCCGTACACCATCTGCTGTTGGGGCACGGCCTGGCGGCGCGGGCGTTGCGGGCGGCCGGCGCGCGCAGCGTCGGCATCACCGTCAACCCGGCCGATGTACGACCGGCCGACCCGGAGAGCGCGGCCGACGCCGCCGCCGTCCGGCTGGTCGACGGTTTGCACAACCGGATCTTCCTCGACCCGCTGCTGGCCGGCGGGTACCCGGACGACGTCCGGGAGCACGTGGCCCGGATCGTCGAGCCGACGTTCATCCGCGACGGCGACGAGAAGGTGATCGCCGCCCCGATCGACCTGCTCGGCATCAACTACTACGCGCCCGGCTACGTGGCGGGTCGGCCCGACGGCGCCGGCAACCCCGCGTACCCGGGCACCGAGGGGGCCGTGCACTTCCTCCCGCCCGCCGGGCCGCTCACCGACATGGGTTGGATGATCGAGCCGGCCGGGCTGACCCGGTTGTTGGAGCGGATCGCCGCCGACTACCCCGGGGTCCCGCTGCTGATCACCGAGAACGGTGCGGCGTTCCCCGACAAGGCCGGCGCCGACTCGCCCGACGGTCCGGCGCAGGTGATCGACGCCGATCGCATCGCCTACCTCGACGGGCACCTCCGCGCGGCGCACGAGGCGATCTCCCGGGGCGTGGACCTGCGTGGTTATCTCGTATGGTCATTCCTGGACAACTTCGAGTGGGCGGAGGGTTACCGCAAGCGGTTCGGGATCGTGCACGTCGACTACCTGACGCAGCGGCGCACACCGAAGGCCAGTGCCCGGTGGTACCAGGAGGTGATCTCCCGGAACGGGCTGTGA
- a CDS encoding O-acetyl-ADP-ribose deacetylase: MEITLVEGDITTQRVDAIVNAANSSLLGGGGVDGAIHRRGGPAILAECRALRASRYGKGLPTGQAVATTAGELPARWVIHTVGPVWSATEDRSALLRDCYANSLAVADELGASTVAFPLISAGIYGWPVDDAVRQALSVLRSATPASVTEARLVLFGADTHATARQVIGELPSL, translated from the coding sequence GTGGAGATCACCCTGGTCGAGGGGGACATCACCACCCAGCGGGTGGACGCCATCGTGAACGCCGCGAACTCGTCCCTGCTCGGCGGCGGTGGGGTCGACGGTGCCATCCACCGCCGTGGCGGGCCGGCCATCCTGGCGGAGTGCCGGGCGCTGCGGGCGTCCCGCTACGGCAAGGGCCTGCCCACCGGCCAGGCGGTGGCGACGACGGCGGGGGAGTTGCCGGCCCGCTGGGTGATCCACACCGTGGGGCCGGTCTGGTCGGCCACCGAGGACCGGTCGGCGCTGCTGCGCGACTGCTACGCCAACAGTCTCGCGGTCGCCGACGAGCTGGGCGCGAGCACTGTGGCGTTTCCGCTGATCTCCGCCGGCATCTACGGCTGGCCGGTCGACGACGCGGTCCGGCAGGCGCTGTCGGTGTTGCGCTCGGCCACCCCGGCCAGCGTCACCGAGGCCCGCCTGGTGCTGTTCGGGGCGGACACCCACGCCACCGCCCGCCAGGTGATCGGGGAGCTGCCCTCCCTGTGA
- a CDS encoding carbohydrate ABC transporter permease, translated as MTVQLDARPPVAPKADNPHRSSGRLSRLDTRFSPYLYIAPFFLLFAVFGVYPLAYTFWVSLHDWDLLGAEHPFVGAENYTRLLADADFWHALVNTLGIFVISTVPQLLAALWLANLLNRGLRARTGWRMAVLVPNVTSTAAVAIVFGVIFGREFGMINWLLDLVGLDAIGWKSNRFASWVAISAMVDWRWTGYNALILLAAMQAIPRDLYESASIDGANRTRQFWSITVPLLKPTIIFCAIIATIGGLQLFTEPRLFHSGTNPIRGGPMRESQTLTMYMFENAFAPHYNFGYGSAVAWLLFALIAIVAAVNVLLLRRLGGGNRPEKKAAR; from the coding sequence ATGACCGTCCAGCTCGACGCCCGCCCACCGGTCGCGCCGAAAGCCGACAACCCCCACCGCTCGTCAGGTCGGCTCAGCCGGCTCGACACCCGGTTCTCGCCGTACCTCTACATCGCCCCGTTCTTCCTGCTCTTCGCGGTCTTCGGGGTCTACCCGCTGGCGTACACCTTCTGGGTCTCGCTGCACGACTGGGACCTGCTCGGAGCCGAGCATCCCTTTGTCGGGGCGGAGAACTACACCCGGCTGCTGGCCGACGCCGACTTCTGGCACGCGCTGGTCAACACACTGGGGATCTTCGTCATCTCGACAGTCCCGCAGTTGCTGGCCGCGCTGTGGCTGGCCAACCTGCTCAACCGTGGCCTGCGGGCGCGTACCGGTTGGCGGATGGCGGTGCTGGTCCCCAACGTCACGTCCACCGCCGCGGTGGCGATCGTCTTCGGGGTGATCTTCGGCCGCGAGTTCGGCATGATCAACTGGCTGCTCGACCTGGTCGGGCTGGACGCGATCGGCTGGAAGTCCAACCGCTTCGCCTCCTGGGTGGCGATCTCCGCCATGGTCGACTGGCGGTGGACCGGCTACAACGCGCTGATCCTGCTGGCCGCGATGCAGGCCATCCCCCGCGACCTGTACGAGTCGGCGTCCATCGACGGCGCCAACCGAACCCGCCAGTTCTGGTCCATCACCGTGCCGCTGCTCAAACCGACGATCATCTTCTGCGCCATCATCGCCACCATCGGCGGACTGCAACTCTTCACCGAGCCCCGGCTGTTCCACTCCGGCACCAACCCGATCCGGGGCGGCCCGATGCGCGAATCACAGACGCTGACCATGTACATGTTCGAGAACGCCTTCGCGCCGCACTACAACTTCGGATACGGCTCGGCGGTCGCCTGGCTGCTCTTCGCGCTCATCGCGATCGTCGCGGCGGTCAACGTGCTGCTCCTGCGCCGCCTCGGCGGCGGGAACCGCCCTGAGAAGAAAGCGGCCCGATGA
- a CDS encoding LacI family DNA-binding transcriptional regulator, translated as MTTAQRPTLEAVAARAGVSRATVSRVVNGSTTVAEPIREAVTRAVAELGYVPNLAARSLVTQRTDSIALVMPEAATRVFSDDQVFPGIIRGVSQELEAADKQLVLMLAGSPAGHHRVERYTTGRHVDGVLFASLHGADPLPGTLARLGIPVVVSGRPLGDVPVPYVDVDHVAGVTAAVRHMIDSGRRRIATIAGPQDMVAGIERLSGYRSTVADAGLPEMIAIGDFTRESGSAAMRHLLTEHPDLDGVFAASDLMAHAALRALREAGRRVPEDVAVVGFDDIETAAYTEPPLTTVRQPIVELGRRMTRQLLRLAAGETIEQAVMLPTELIRRASA; from the coding sequence ATGACGACGGCGCAGCGGCCGACGCTCGAAGCGGTGGCGGCGCGGGCCGGGGTGTCCCGCGCCACCGTGTCCCGGGTGGTCAACGGGTCCACCACCGTCGCCGAACCGATCCGCGAGGCGGTCACCCGGGCGGTCGCCGAGTTGGGGTACGTCCCCAACCTGGCCGCCCGCAGCCTGGTCACCCAGCGCACCGACTCGATCGCCCTGGTCATGCCGGAGGCGGCCACCCGGGTCTTCTCCGACGACCAGGTCTTCCCCGGCATCATCCGGGGCGTCAGCCAGGAGTTGGAGGCGGCCGACAAGCAACTGGTGCTGATGCTCGCCGGCTCGCCGGCCGGGCACCACCGGGTCGAGCGGTACACCACCGGCCGGCACGTCGACGGCGTGCTCTTCGCGTCGCTGCACGGTGCCGACCCGCTGCCCGGCACGCTGGCCCGCCTCGGCATCCCGGTGGTGGTCAGCGGCCGGCCGCTCGGCGACGTGCCCGTCCCGTACGTCGACGTCGACCACGTGGCCGGGGTGACCGCAGCCGTCCGGCACATGATCGACAGCGGTCGGCGGCGGATCGCGACCATCGCCGGGCCACAGGACATGGTCGCCGGGATCGAACGGCTCAGCGGCTACCGCAGCACGGTCGCCGACGCGGGGCTGCCCGAAATGATCGCCATCGGTGACTTCACCCGGGAATCCGGATCGGCGGCGATGCGCCACCTGCTCACCGAGCACCCCGACCTCGACGGTGTCTTCGCCGCCTCCGACCTGATGGCGCACGCCGCGCTGCGGGCGCTGCGCGAGGCCGGCCGGCGGGTGCCGGAGGACGTGGCGGTGGTCGGCTTCGACGACATCGAGACCGCCGCCTACACCGAGCCGCCGCTGACCACCGTCCGGCAGCCGATCGTGGAACTCGGCCGTCGGATGACCCGCCAACTGCTCCGGCTGGCCGCCGGGGAGACCATCGAGCAGGCCGTCATGCTCCCCACCGAGCTGATCCGCCGCGCCTCCGCCTGA
- a CDS encoding EI24 domain-containing protein — translation MDVSRIASPVTGVVGRFLAGAGLLLRGLGLYVRSPGLMLLGIVPALISGVLFLAAFATLVYFVDDLAALVTPFADDWSRTGRSLVRVAAGLAFLGVGGLLGVLTFTAVTLVIGDPFYEKISEQVEQRYGGTPGAVEVPFWPSLRRSLADSVRLVALTALVGIPLFLAGFIPVLGQTVVPVIGAAVGGWFLAVELVGAPFYRRGMRLPQRRAILKADRPTALGFGVAVFLCFLIPLGAVLIMPAAVAGAALLARRSLGQPIDGPLSAPPAGHRVERS, via the coding sequence GTGGATGTCAGCAGAATCGCCAGCCCGGTGACCGGGGTCGTCGGACGCTTCCTCGCCGGGGCGGGGCTGCTCCTGCGCGGATTGGGCCTCTATGTCCGCAGCCCGGGGCTGATGCTGCTCGGCATCGTGCCGGCGCTGATCTCGGGCGTGCTCTTCCTGGCCGCGTTCGCCACGCTGGTGTACTTCGTGGACGACCTCGCCGCGCTGGTCACCCCGTTCGCCGACGACTGGTCGCGCACTGGCCGCAGCCTGGTCCGGGTGGCCGCCGGGCTGGCGTTCCTGGGGGTCGGCGGCCTGCTCGGCGTGCTCACCTTCACCGCGGTCACCCTGGTCATCGGTGACCCGTTCTACGAGAAGATCTCCGAGCAGGTCGAGCAGCGGTACGGCGGCACGCCGGGCGCGGTGGAGGTGCCCTTCTGGCCGTCGCTGCGCCGCAGCCTCGCCGACTCGGTACGCCTGGTGGCGCTCACGGCGCTGGTCGGCATCCCACTCTTCCTCGCCGGGTTCATCCCGGTGCTCGGCCAGACGGTCGTTCCGGTCATCGGGGCGGCGGTGGGCGGGTGGTTCCTGGCCGTGGAGCTGGTCGGCGCGCCGTTCTACCGACGCGGGATGCGGCTGCCGCAACGCCGGGCGATCCTCAAGGCGGACCGCCCCACCGCGCTCGGCTTCGGCGTGGCGGTCTTCCTCTGCTTCCTGATTCCGCTCGGCGCCGTACTGATCATGCCGGCCGCGGTCGCCGGTGCCGCCCTGCTGGCCCGCCGCTCGCTGGGCCAGCCGATCGACGGCCCGCTGTCCGCGCCGCCCGCCGGCCACCGCGTCGAGAGGAGCTAG
- a CDS encoding helix-turn-helix transcriptional regulator, with translation MRASRLISLLLLLQARGSMTASELARELEVSERTVYRDVLALSAAGVPVYADRGRAGGYRLLGGYRTRLTGLTRDEAEALFLAGLPGPAGEMGLADAVASAELKVLAALPPALRDAPARAGQRFHLDVPGWFREAAPPLWLPELARAVWADQVVELRYRRGDREVTRHVEPYGLVLKNGVWYLVARVGDDVRTYRVDRVTGVEVGDEHFDRDEGFDLAGHWREQAGSFLRTMLRAAVTVRLSPAGLRQLRHLVDAPFVYDELVAAASEPDGQGWVVARLPVESTQVAYRQLLGLGPEVEVLDPPELRALLAEAAARLGALYR, from the coding sequence GTGCGCGCGTCCCGACTGATCTCGTTGCTGTTGCTGTTGCAGGCGCGCGGGTCGATGACCGCGAGCGAGCTGGCCCGGGAGTTGGAGGTCTCCGAGCGGACCGTCTACCGGGACGTGCTGGCGCTCTCGGCGGCCGGGGTGCCGGTCTACGCCGATCGGGGTCGGGCCGGCGGTTACCGCCTGCTCGGCGGCTACCGCACCCGACTGACCGGGCTGACCCGGGACGAGGCGGAGGCGCTCTTCCTCGCCGGGTTACCCGGGCCGGCCGGCGAGATGGGGCTCGCCGACGCGGTCGCGTCCGCCGAGCTGAAGGTGCTCGCCGCACTGCCACCCGCCCTGCGCGACGCGCCGGCCCGGGCCGGGCAGCGGTTCCACCTGGACGTGCCGGGCTGGTTCCGCGAGGCCGCGCCACCGCTCTGGTTGCCCGAGTTGGCGCGGGCGGTCTGGGCGGACCAGGTGGTGGAGCTGCGCTACCGACGCGGCGACCGGGAGGTGACCCGCCACGTCGAGCCGTACGGCCTGGTGCTCAAGAACGGGGTCTGGTATCTGGTCGCCCGGGTCGGCGACGACGTACGCACCTACCGGGTGGACCGGGTCACCGGGGTCGAGGTGGGTGACGAGCACTTCGACCGCGACGAGGGCTTCGACCTGGCCGGGCACTGGCGCGAGCAGGCCGGGTCGTTCCTGCGGACGATGCTGCGGGCCGCGGTCACCGTCCGGCTGAGCCCCGCCGGCCTGCGCCAGCTCCGACACCTGGTCGATGCCCCCTTCGTGTACGACGAACTGGTTGCCGCCGCCAGCGAGCCCGACGGGCAGGGCTGGGTGGTGGCCCGCCTGCCCGTCGAGTCGACCCAGGTGGCGTACCGCCAGTTGCTGGGGCTCGGCCCCGAGGTGGAGGTTCTCGATCCGCCCGAGCTGCGGGCGCTCCTCGCCGAGGCAGCCGCCCGGCTCGGTGCGCTCTACCGGTAG
- a CDS encoding contact-dependent growth inhibition system immunity protein, with amino-acid sequence MPFETLTYLAQWFHQDYDLLAPTPADLVRDFLATEEPQTVEELRRDLDQLAATDPTEEEVRALWLDHARSSYDPVQHGSSYLEWIRQIREIVAAGS; translated from the coding sequence ATGCCGTTTGAGACGCTCACTTACCTGGCGCAGTGGTTTCACCAGGACTACGACCTCTTGGCGCCGACGCCGGCCGACCTGGTCCGCGATTTTCTCGCCACGGAGGAGCCGCAGACAGTGGAGGAGCTTCGACGCGATCTGGATCAGCTGGCTGCGACGGATCCCACCGAGGAGGAGGTACGGGCCCTGTGGCTTGACCACGCCCGCTCGTCCTATGACCCGGTGCAACACGGTTCGAGTTATCTGGAGTGGATCCGCCAGATCCGGGAGATCGTTGCTGCCGGTTCCTGA
- a CDS encoding helix-turn-helix domain-containing protein, producing MTRNDTLGHALRSTGLTVADLAEKCGVDPKTVERWISRGRIPHPRSRMRAAGVLGQDVEVLWPEVVRRAVKVGSDRELVGMYARRSDLPRSLFRELIDKAGTRLWFGGYTSYFVWLEVPNAATTLSAKAQNGADVRFLLGDPGSEVTTARERIEATPLTLATRIAMTQAEIAKSPAPLAARMSERHVAMSVWVFDDEAIVATHIGAGLGQDSVTMHFRRREAGGPFDRYVEHFESLWDDARAA from the coding sequence ATGACGCGAAACGACACCCTCGGACACGCCCTACGATCGACGGGCCTGACCGTTGCTGACCTCGCCGAGAAGTGCGGGGTGGACCCGAAGACGGTTGAGCGGTGGATCAGCAGGGGCCGCATTCCTCACCCTCGCTCCCGGATGCGGGCTGCGGGGGTGTTGGGTCAGGATGTAGAGGTGCTATGGCCCGAAGTCGTCCGCCGCGCTGTCAAGGTCGGTTCAGACCGTGAGTTGGTCGGCATGTACGCGCGCCGATCCGACCTTCCGCGTTCACTGTTCCGCGAATTGATCGACAAAGCGGGCACCAGGTTGTGGTTCGGCGGATACACGAGTTACTTCGTATGGCTTGAGGTTCCCAACGCCGCCACCACGCTCAGCGCGAAGGCACAGAACGGCGCCGACGTGCGTTTCCTCCTCGGCGATCCGGGCAGCGAGGTCACTACGGCGCGAGAGCGTATCGAGGCAACTCCGCTGACACTCGCGACCCGCATCGCCATGACCCAGGCAGAGATCGCGAAGTCTCCGGCACCCCTTGCCGCCCGAATGTCAGAACGACACGTTGCCATGTCCGTCTGGGTCTTCGATGACGAGGCGATTGTGGCTACGCACATCGGCGCGGGGCTGGGGCAGGACTCGGTAACGATGCACTTCCGACGCCGGGAAGCCGGCGGTCCGTTTGATCGTTACGTGGAGCACTTCGAGTCCCTGTGGGATGACGCACGGGCGGCGTAG
- a CDS encoding ABC transporter substrate-binding protein produces the protein MAVFPRRRLAAVALTAATALLVTAGCGGGDEPGDGTVTLTVDVFGQFGYEQLYQEYMDAHPGVKIVERGTGTNLDEYSPKLTQWLAAGRGAGDVVAIEEGLLVEYKANPANFVNLLDHGAADLKGNFLEWKWNAGLTADGKHLIGLGTDVGGIAICYRKDLFEKAGLPTERDAVSKLWPTWPDYIATGERFTAAKTGASFLDAATNTFNTILLQTAGNTTGYSYYDTSDNLVVDSNPSVRQAWDTTMDIIDSGLSGKYGSWSEEWVSAFKQSKFATIACPAWMTGVIEANAGPAAQGKWDIARVPGNGGNWGGSHLAVPKQSKHQAEAIELAKFLTSAKGQIGAFQAKGPLPSSPQALDDPVITGATNAYFSGAPVGAIFGTGAKSLKPVYMGPKNQAVRTEVENAVRTVELGQRNPTQGWADAVTNAKKAAAK, from the coding sequence ATGGCTGTCTTCCCGCGCCGCCGCCTCGCCGCGGTGGCCCTCACCGCCGCCACCGCCCTGCTCGTCACCGCTGGCTGCGGCGGCGGCGACGAGCCAGGCGACGGAACGGTCACGCTGACCGTCGACGTCTTCGGCCAGTTCGGTTACGAGCAGCTCTACCAGGAGTACATGGACGCCCACCCCGGCGTGAAGATCGTCGAGCGCGGCACCGGCACCAACCTCGACGAGTACTCGCCGAAGCTGACCCAGTGGCTCGCCGCCGGCCGAGGCGCCGGCGACGTGGTCGCCATCGAGGAGGGGCTGCTGGTCGAGTACAAGGCCAACCCGGCGAACTTCGTCAACCTGCTGGACCACGGCGCCGCCGACCTCAAGGGCAACTTCCTGGAGTGGAAGTGGAACGCCGGTCTGACCGCCGACGGCAAACACCTCATCGGCCTCGGTACCGACGTCGGTGGCATCGCCATCTGCTATCGCAAGGACCTCTTCGAGAAGGCCGGCCTGCCCACCGAGCGGGACGCCGTCTCCAAGCTCTGGCCCACCTGGCCGGACTACATCGCCACCGGCGAGCGGTTCACCGCAGCGAAGACCGGGGCGTCCTTCCTCGACGCGGCCACCAACACCTTCAACACGATCCTGTTGCAGACGGCCGGAAACACGACCGGCTACAGCTACTACGACACCAGCGACAACCTGGTCGTCGACAGCAACCCGTCGGTACGCCAGGCGTGGGACACCACCATGGACATCATCGACTCGGGCCTCTCCGGAAAGTACGGCTCCTGGTCGGAGGAGTGGGTCTCCGCCTTCAAACAGTCGAAGTTCGCCACCATCGCCTGCCCCGCCTGGATGACCGGTGTCATCGAAGCCAACGCCGGCCCGGCCGCCCAGGGCAAGTGGGACATCGCCCGGGTGCCCGGAAACGGCGGCAACTGGGGTGGATCGCACCTCGCCGTGCCCAAGCAGAGCAAGCACCAGGCCGAGGCGATCGAGCTGGCCAAGTTCCTGACCAGCGCCAAGGGGCAGATCGGCGCGTTCCAGGCCAAGGGTCCACTGCCGTCCTCGCCGCAGGCGCTCGACGACCCGGTAATCACCGGTGCGACCAACGCGTACTTCTCGGGAGCCCCGGTCGGCGCCATCTTCGGCACCGGCGCGAAGAGCCTGAAGCCGGTCTACATGGGCCCGAAGAACCAGGCCGTACGGACTGAGGTGGAGAACGCCGTACGGACGGTGGAGCTGGGCCAGCGCAACCCCACGCAGGGCTGGGCCGACGCGGTGACCAATGCCAAGAAGGCCGCCGCCAAGTAG